GCGGCACGCTCTGCGCCAAAAGCTAAGCCCCAGCCAGAAATAATGATAATCCGAGTGGTATTGGCCACCCATGCCAGTACGGGTAAGAGTAAGAGCATACTCCAAAAAAGCCCACGTTGCGGAAAGCGGAGCAAGGTCAATGCCACTCCTCCACTAAGTAATACTTGTAGCAACTGCATGCCACCGCAAGCGGCTTCAATCGAAATGGGCAGACCATCAATTTCTAGCAAAGTGCCGCTGACCATGACATCCATCCCCAACAGATCGAATAATCTCCCCGTCACCGAAGCCCCACTCAAGCGAAACCACCAACTTAATGGCGTCAGCTCCAGAAGCACCCATGGAAACGCACCCGCGCACAAGATCCATAAACGTAGCTTAGGGATCGCACTTGGAGGGAAACAAAACAACACCGCCAATCCGGCCCAGCCACATGCCATCATCAACATCTGGTTAAATAATATTCCTAGCGACAAAGTTGCCACAGAGGCATACACCCAGACACGATTCGGCGATGGATTCTCAGTGGGCCCGGGTGTCTTGAGGGCCACATACCAAGCCAATGGCACTAAACCGATGATAATCACCACGTCCGGCGACATGCGCCACCAAGCCATGTTTAGCAACCAAATCGCAGGTAGCATTAACCCGAGTAATACCGTGGCTACCTGACTGCGATGCATTTCACTCATCCGCTGTGTTTAATTCGTTGAGCCAATCGCGAAAGATAGGTTCGTTAGGCGCTAAGCGCAATAGGACATTTAAAACCTTACGTGCACTTTCGTAGTCATTTCGATCAAGCGCTGATCGATATCTGAAAACACATCCTTCCACCGAATCCGCACCTAGACTATCATAGATTCTTTCCGCATCGTCCAGCTTCCCCTTCGCCAGTGCCGCACGAGCCAATAATTCTTTGCCTGACGTAGCCTCACTCAAGTCCTTACGCTTAGAGAAAATCTCATCCAAATAGGTCCAATCTTGCTGTTCTAAGGCGGCCAATGCCGCGAGATAAGCAGCTCGATAGCCGACTGCACCAGCGGTGTCCATTACGCGGCCTAATTGCGCCAGCCCCGCTTCGATTTGTCCCTCCAGTAACAATAACTCTCCGCTCAGACCTTGCACCGCAATATCCTCGGGGTAAGCCTGACTGTGCTTCAAACCGACCGCGCTACCATACAATGCAGCCTGAGACTTGGTATCTGCATACGGCAACCAATTGAGCGCAGGCTCACCAATATACAGAGCTTCAGGGACCGGACCAGACCAGATCCGATCGGCCGCGGCCATCCACCCGTTAGCGAGCAAAAGCGAGCCTATGGCATAATCTGAAGCGAGGAAACTTTCCATACGACTCAAGGGCTGATCTGCGTTGGGCGACAAGGTCGGACGATAAGTTTGCAGAAACCGTAGCCAACGGTGCACGCGTGGATTATCATCGAAGACGACACCGCGCGGCCACTTGCCCTCAACCCGCCACTCCAGCAGTGCAATTAAACAAGCCTTCAACTCTGGAGCGACGGCGTAATTGCCCGTAGGCATGCTACGTAGCACTGCCAGTGCGGCCGCCTCCTCTCTTTCACGTATCCGCTCCAAGCACCACAACCAATAGTAAGCTTCACTATTCGAGAGTATCGCAGGTGAGCGCAGATGATCATCCAAAAAATCAGCAGACAAAAATACATCATCCGGTGTCTCGGCGAGGGTTTGAGTGATAGTGCCCCACCATTCACCGAAAGCTGGCTCCAAAGCCTCTCCACGTGGCCGAGTCACACGCTCCCAAAACCAAATTTCCCACCAAGCTCTTTGATCCCCGCTGGCGATATAACTATCCCTCCATGTCTGTATAGCTTGAGGTAGTGCAGCTGATCGTAAGTAAAAATTAGCCAGTAAGTGCCCATAAAGCGGATTTTTCGGCTCGAGTAAGAAGGCTGCGATGTAGTGGCGACGTGCCTGAGTCATATTGCCCATCCGTTCCAAAAACTCCGCACTCATCGCCCGGAGCTCAGCCGAGCGAGGCATCGCGGCATAAGCAGTATTTAGCGCTTCAAGAATGGCTGCGTTATCCGAGCCAGACAGCAATGCGATCCGGACTTGGCGATTAACCTCGTGATTCCCCTGCCCTTGCCAGCTTTTCAACTCCTCAAGTGCGCCCTCGACATCCCCGGCTCGCGCGAGTTCATCAGCATAGAGCAATCGCCAGCGCAATGG
The nucleotide sequence above comes from Coraliomargarita algicola. Encoded proteins:
- a CDS encoding archaeosortase/exosortase family protein, which encodes MSEMHRSQVATVLLGLMLPAIWLLNMAWWRMSPDVVIIIGLVPLAWYVALKTPGPTENPSPNRVWVYASVATLSLGILFNQMLMMACGWAGLAVLFCFPPSAIPKLRLWILCAGAFPWVLLELTPLSWWFRLSGASVTGRLFDLLGMDVMVSGTLLEIDGLPISIEAACGGMQLLQVLLSGGVALTLLRFPQRGLFWSMLLLLPVLAWVANTTRIIIISGWGLAFGAERAAGAFHTWGALLVLGLLLGLYHGLALVLQSLFKVEEDDEYAQ